The genomic interval GCGCGTGTCTGGAAGCGAAGGTGATCGATGCGGTCGAAGCCCGGGTCGCAGCCGGCGCGGGAGACGCCGATGGATGATTTCGCCGCCGAGGATCGCGAGGCATCTGGCAAGCGCTACGGGATATTGATCGTCGACGACGAGGAGGCAATTCTCGAATCCCTCGAGTTTACGCTCGGTACCGAGTATCGCGTTTTTGTCGCGACCAACGGACGCGATGGTCTTGCGATATTCGACGCCGAAGAGATTGCCCTGGTGATCGCGGACCAGAACATGCCCGGGATGAGCGGCGTCGAGTTTCTCGAAAAGGTGATCGAGCGCGACGTGCGGGCCATCCGCATGATGCTCACCGGCTACGCCGATATTTCATCCCTGGCCCGAGCGATCAACAGCGGTCGCATCTATCGCTACATCACCAAGCCGTGGGAACCCGACGAGCTGCGGATCAACGTAAAGCGCGCGCTGGAATCCTACGCGCTCAGCAGTGAAAACAGCTCACTCGCCGGGGCGCTCGCCGAGGCCAACGAGCGACTGCAGGCCGAGAACCGCTATCTGCGAGACGAGGTCGAGCGCCGCTACTCGTTCGAGGGGATCGTCGCCGACAGCCCAGCGATGCAGCGGGTTTTCGAAATCATGAGGAAAGTCGCGGAAACCGATGCCACGGTGCTGATCACCGGCGAAACCGGCACCGGCAAGGAACTCGTCGCCCGGGCCATCCACTACACGGGGGCTCGACACGAGCAACGCTTTGTCGCCCAAAATTGCGCGGCACTGCCCGACACCCTGCTCGAGAGCGAACTCTTCGGTCACCGCAGAGGCGCGTTCACCGGGGCCCATCGGGACAAAAAGGGTCTCTTTGAAGCGGCCGACCGTGGGACGATCTTTCTGGACGAGATTGGTGAGACCGAGCCGGGCATGCAGGTGCGTCTGTTGCGCGTGCTGCAGGAGGGTGAGATCCGGCCGATTGGTTCGTCCGACACGCTCCAAGTCGACGTGCGCGTGTTGGCCGCCACCAACAGTGATTTGGAGGCCCTGGTCCGGGAGGGCCGCTTCCGCGAAGACCTTTTCTATCGCCTGAGAGTGGTCGAGATCAAGGTCCCGCCCCTGCGCGAACGGCGCAGTGACATTCCCGCCCTGGCTCAGCATTTCCTCGAAGGGGCGAACAAACGCATGCAGCGCCAGCTTTCGGGCTTTAGCAACGCTGCGATGGAGCTTCTCACCGCCAACGCCTGGCGGGGCAATGTGCGCGAACTGGAAAACGAAATCGAGCGCGTCGTGGTCTTGGCCGGGGAGGAGGAACAGGTCTCGGTCGAGATGCTCTCGGGGCACATCCGCGGTGGTCGCTCCGAGGTCTTGGCGAGCGAAGTTGGCGACGACGGAATCCTGGACTGGAATCTCAATCACGCGGTGGACAACATGAAGCGCCACATGATCATGGCCGCGATGCGCGAGACCGGGAGCAAGACCCGGGCTGCCGAGCGCCTGGGCATCCCCCGTCAATCATTGCAGAAGATGATGAAACGTCTGGGTCTGACCGACGCGACCGTCGACGGTTGAGCGCCGCTCCCGCGATCGATCCGCCAGCCCCAAACACTGTCAGGACTCTTTTCCAAGTGAGTTTCGATCGATCTTCGCGCCTTGCGAACTTTCTCTTCCCCAACTCGATCTCGGTGTGTATTGTGAGCTACGTGCCGGAGATCATCCAGACCGCGGACTTCGAAACCAAGATAGGAACGATCCGCATCGCGTCTTCCGAGCGCGGACTGGTGTACCTGGGCTTCCCGCTGAACAACGGTCGCGGTTACGGGGGATGGCGACAGCGCTTCGCGCCCGGGTGCAAAACCGTAAACAACGAGAGCGTGAATCAGCCGATTTACGAGCAGGTGGTCGAGTTCATCGCGCATGAGCGGACGGATTTCGAGTTTCCCATCGACCTGCGGGCCACAGCGTTTCACGAGAAGATCTTCAAGATCGTCTCAGAGATCCGATACGGCGAGACGCTTTCCTACAAAGAAGTCGCCCAGATTGCCGGGGATGAAAAGTTGGTCCGCGCAGTGGGTGCAGCGCTCGGCGCAAACCCCATTTCCCTGGTCATCCCGTGCCATCGCGTCGTGGGCAGTGGTGGAAAATTGCAGGGCTATTCCGGGGGCATTCAGATGAAAGCCAGGCTCCTCGCCGCCGAGCAGACGGGGCCGGCAAACGGGCGCTTGTTCTAAGCTCTGTTGACAGCCTGTTGAAAAACCCTTTGAAGCCTGTCTCGCAGGCCCGTCAGTCCGCGCTGCCGAGTGCGGCAATCCCCCGCAGGAGGCCCGGAAGGCTGATCTCCTCGCCGAGTTCCTTCCACTCGATACGTCGCCCTTCGTCGGTAATCTCGAAGTTTTTCAGCACTTTAGCCGAGGCTTCGACGAGCCCGGGGAACCAGTCCAGGGGCACCTCGAGTGCATCTCCGTCGGCCAGTTCAACCGTGAGCGTGTCGCCGTCGATTCTGACATTTGTCGCGCGAGGACCTCGATCGACCGGTGG from Myxococcales bacterium carries:
- a CDS encoding sigma-54-dependent Fis family transcriptional regulator, with the protein product MDDFAAEDREASGKRYGILIVDDEEAILESLEFTLGTEYRVFVATNGRDGLAIFDAEEIALVIADQNMPGMSGVEFLEKVIERDVRAIRMMLTGYADISSLARAINSGRIYRYITKPWEPDELRINVKRALESYALSSENSSLAGALAEANERLQAENRYLRDEVERRYSFEGIVADSPAMQRVFEIMRKVAETDATVLITGETGTGKELVARAIHYTGARHEQRFVAQNCAALPDTLLESELFGHRRGAFTGAHRDKKGLFEAADRGTIFLDEIGETEPGMQVRLLRVLQEGEIRPIGSSDTLQVDVRVLAATNSDLEALVREGRFREDLFYRLRVVEIKVPPLRERRSDIPALAQHFLEGANKRMQRQLSGFSNAAMELLTANAWRGNVRELENEIERVVVLAGEEEQVSVEMLSGHIRGGRSEVLASEVGDDGILDWNLNHAVDNMKRHMIMAAMRETGSKTRAAERLGIPRQSLQKMMKRLGLTDATVDG
- a CDS encoding methylated-DNA--[protein]-cysteine S-methyltransferase: MSFDRSSRLANFLFPNSISVCIVSYVPEIIQTADFETKIGTIRIASSERGLVYLGFPLNNGRGYGGWRQRFAPGCKTVNNESVNQPIYEQVVEFIAHERTDFEFPIDLRATAFHEKIFKIVSEIRYGETLSYKEVAQIAGDEKLVRAVGAALGANPISLVIPCHRVVGSGGKLQGYSGGIQMKARLLAAEQTGPANGRLF
- a CDS encoding DUF2442 domain-containing protein, with product MSKPPVDRGPRATNVRIDGDTLTVELADGDALEVPLDWFPGLVEASAKVLKNFEITDEGRRIEWKELGEEISLPGLLRGIAALGSAD